In Pseudomonas sp. GCEP-101, one DNA window encodes the following:
- the uraH gene encoding hydroxyisourate hydrolase, producing MGRLTTHVLDSAHGCPGHGITVELYRVEGQQLELIATRVTNDDGRCDEPLLQGDDFRAGVYQLLFNAGDYYRARGVELPQPAFLDQVVLRFGIASESDHYHVPLLISPYSYSTYRGS from the coding sequence ATGGGACGCCTGACCACCCACGTACTGGATTCCGCCCACGGTTGCCCCGGCCATGGCATCACCGTCGAGCTGTACCGCGTCGAAGGCCAGCAACTGGAGCTGATCGCCACCCGCGTGACCAATGACGACGGCCGCTGCGACGAGCCGCTGCTGCAGGGCGACGACTTCCGCGCCGGCGTTTACCAGCTGCTGTTCAACGCTGGCGACTACTACCGCGCCCGTGGCGTCGAGCTGCCCCAGCCGGCCTTCCTCGACCAGGTCGTGCTGCGCTTCGGCATCGCCTCGGAAAGCGACCACTACCACGTGCCGCTGCTGATCTCCCCCTACAGCTATTCCACCTATCGCGGCAGCTAG
- the puuE gene encoding allantoinase PuuE — protein sequence MSADYPRDLIGYGNNIPHPHWPNDARIALSFVLNYEEGGERNILHGDAESEAFLSEMVAAQPLKGERNMCMESLYEYGSRAGVWRLLKLFKKYDLPLTVFAVAMAAQRHPEAIRQMVADGHEICSHGYRWIDYQYMDEAQEREHMLEAVRILTELTGQRPQGWYTGRLGPNTRRIVREDGNFLYDSDTYDDDLPYWDPASTAEKPHLVIPYTLDTNDMRFTQVQGFNKGDDFFEYLKDAFDVLYAEGAEGAPKMLSIGMHCRLLGRPARMASLERFIQYVKGHEKVWITRRVDIARHWYEHHPFKAQENKA from the coding sequence GTGAGCGCTGATTACCCACGCGACCTGATCGGTTACGGCAACAACATCCCCCACCCGCACTGGCCCAACGATGCCCGCATCGCCCTGTCCTTCGTCCTCAACTACGAAGAAGGCGGCGAGCGCAACATCCTCCATGGCGACGCCGAATCCGAAGCCTTCCTCTCCGAGATGGTGGCCGCGCAGCCGCTCAAGGGCGAGCGCAACATGTGCATGGAGTCGCTGTACGAATACGGCAGCCGCGCCGGCGTGTGGCGCCTGCTCAAGCTGTTCAAGAAGTACGACCTGCCGCTGACCGTGTTCGCCGTGGCCATGGCCGCCCAGCGCCACCCCGAAGCGATCCGCCAGATGGTCGCCGACGGCCACGAGATCTGCAGCCACGGCTACCGCTGGATCGACTACCAGTACATGGACGAAGCGCAGGAGCGCGAGCACATGCTCGAGGCCGTGCGCATCCTCACCGAGCTGACCGGCCAGCGTCCGCAGGGCTGGTACACCGGCCGCCTGGGCCCCAATACCCGCCGCATCGTCCGCGAGGACGGCAACTTCCTCTACGACTCCGACACCTACGACGACGACCTGCCCTATTGGGACCCGGCCAGCACCGCCGAGAAGCCGCACCTGGTGATCCCCTACACCCTGGACACCAACGACATGCGCTTCACCCAGGTGCAGGGCTTCAACAAGGGCGACGACTTCTTCGAATACCTCAAGGACGCCTTCGACGTGCTCTACGCCGAGGGCGCCGAGGGCGCGCCGAAGATGCTGTCCATCGGCATGCACTGCCGCCTGCTGGGCCGTCCGGCGCGTATGGCCTCGCTGGAGCGTTTCATCCAGTACGTTAAGGGTCACGAGAAGGTGTGGATCACCCGCCGCGTCGACATCGCCCGGCACTGGTACGAGCACCACCCGTTCAAAGCGCAGGAGAACAAGGCATGA
- the uraD gene encoding 2-oxo-4-hydroxy-4-carboxy-5-ureidoimidazoline decarboxylase, with translation MSRFQTLTPASLDRAAFVAAFADIYEHSPWVAEKAYDLGVDDTLNDIERLQQRMADILLSASREAQLALINAHPDLAGKAAVRGELTASSTAEQAGAGIQDCTAEEFARFTQLNDAYKAKFGFPFIKAVKGSNRHQILAAFEERIHNTPEQEFQTALAEINKIAMFRLQQL, from the coding sequence ATGAGCCGCTTCCAGACCCTGACCCCGGCCAGCCTCGACCGCGCCGCTTTCGTCGCCGCCTTCGCCGACATCTACGAGCACTCGCCGTGGGTCGCCGAGAAGGCCTATGACCTGGGCGTCGACGACACCCTGAACGACATCGAGCGGCTGCAGCAGCGCATGGCCGACATCCTCCTGTCCGCCAGCCGCGAAGCCCAGCTGGCGCTGATCAACGCGCACCCGGACCTCGCCGGCAAGGCCGCGGTGCGTGGCGAGCTGACGGCCTCCAGCACCGCCGAACAGGCCGGCGCCGGCATCCAGGACTGCACCGCCGAGGAGTTCGCCCGCTTCACCCAGCTCAACGACGCCTACAAGGCCAAGTTCGGCTTCCCCTTCATCAAGGCGGTGAAGGGCAGCAACCGCCATCAGATCCTGGCGGCGTTCGAAGAACGCATCCACAACACGCCGGAGCAGGAGTTCCAGACCGCCCTGGCGGAGATCAACAAGATCGCGATGTTCCGCCTGCAGCAGCTCTGA
- a CDS encoding ureidoglycolate lyase, translated as MRTLKIEPLTKEAFAPFGDVIETEGSDFFMINNGSTRRYHKLATVETAQPDDKAIISIFSAESLEMPLRIRMLERHPLGSQAFIPLLGNPFLIVVAPLGDVPVSGLVRAFLSNGKQGVNYHRGVWHHPVLTIEKRDDFLVVDRSGSGNNCDEHFFTEDEQLLLDPQ; from the coding sequence ATGCGTACCCTGAAGATCGAGCCGTTGACCAAGGAAGCCTTCGCACCGTTCGGTGATGTCATCGAGACCGAAGGCAGCGATTTCTTCATGATCAACAACGGCTCCACCCGCCGTTATCACAAGCTCGCCACCGTCGAAACGGCGCAGCCCGATGACAAGGCGATCATCAGCATCTTCAGCGCCGAGTCCCTGGAGATGCCCTTGCGCATCCGCATGCTGGAACGCCATCCGCTGGGCAGCCAGGCGTTCATACCGCTGCTCGGCAACCCCTTTCTGATCGTGGTCGCGCCACTTGGCGATGTACCTGTATCGGGCCTCGTCCGCGCTTTCCTGTCCAACGGCAAGCAGGGCGTCAATTACCACCGCGGCGTCTGGCACCACCCGGTGCTGACGATCGAAAAGCGGGATGACTTCCTGGTGGTCGATCGCAGCGGTTCTGGCAACAACTGCGACGAGCATTTCTTCACCGAGGACGAACAGCTCCTCCTCGACCCCCAATGA
- a CDS encoding urate hydroxylase PuuD: MEAHLIEWLNLLVRWIHMIVGIAWIGASFYFVWLENNLNRVNPREGLSGDLWAIHGGGIYHLEKYKLAPPKMPDNLHWFKWEAYSTWLSGVCLLTIVFYLNPTLYLIAPGSDLAPAAAVAIGIGSLIAGWFVYSTLCDSPLGKTPALLGAILFGLLVLAAYLLSQVFSGRGAYLHVGAIIGTIMVGNVFRVIMPAQRALVKAIEENREPDPVLPAKGLLRSRHNNYFTLPVLFIMISNHFPSTYGSHYNWLILACIAALAVIVRHYFNTRHEGNGMAWALPAGAVGMIALAFVTGPNWPSSDASSSTAQAQKVEYQPLPETAIGGKTPAERAKDEEAAKAAAAQQAQAAPAQASAAGSGEGFDKVHHVIQERCAVCHSAKPTSNLFSTAPAGVMFDTPQQIQQLAPRIQAQAVASQVMPLGNITQMTPDERKLIGDWIAKGAQVN; encoded by the coding sequence GTGGAAGCACATCTCATCGAATGGCTGAACCTGCTGGTCCGCTGGATCCACATGATCGTGGGTATTGCGTGGATCGGCGCCTCGTTCTACTTCGTCTGGCTGGAAAACAACCTCAACCGCGTCAACCCGCGCGAGGGGCTTTCCGGTGACCTCTGGGCGATCCACGGTGGCGGTATCTACCACCTGGAGAAGTACAAGCTCGCCCCGCCGAAAATGCCGGACAACCTGCACTGGTTCAAATGGGAGGCCTACTCGACCTGGCTGTCGGGTGTCTGCCTGCTGACCATCGTGTTCTACCTGAACCCGACCCTGTACCTGATCGCCCCGGGCAGCGACCTGGCACCGGCGGCCGCCGTGGCCATCGGCATCGGCTCGCTGATCGCCGGCTGGTTCGTCTACAGCACGCTGTGCGACTCCCCGCTGGGCAAGACCCCTGCCCTGCTCGGCGCCATCCTGTTCGGCCTGCTGGTCCTCGCCGCCTACCTGCTCAGCCAGGTGTTCAGCGGTCGCGGTGCGTACCTGCACGTGGGCGCCATCATCGGCACTATCATGGTGGGCAACGTATTCCGCGTGATCATGCCGGCCCAGCGTGCGCTGGTGAAGGCCATCGAGGAAAACCGCGAGCCCGACCCGGTGCTGCCGGCCAAGGGCCTGCTGCGTTCGCGCCACAACAACTACTTCACCCTGCCGGTGCTGTTCATCATGATCAGCAACCACTTCCCGAGCACCTACGGCAGCCACTACAACTGGCTGATCCTGGCGTGCATCGCGGCGCTGGCGGTGATCGTGCGTCACTACTTCAACACCCGTCACGAAGGCAACGGCATGGCCTGGGCCCTGCCCGCCGGCGCCGTCGGCATGATCGCCCTGGCCTTCGTCACCGGCCCGAACTGGCCGAGCAGCGACGCCTCCTCCAGCACCGCGCAGGCCCAGAAGGTCGAGTACCAGCCGCTGCCGGAAACCGCCATCGGCGGCAAGACCCCGGCCGAGCGCGCCAAGGACGAGGAAGCCGCCAAGGCCGCCGCCGCGCAGCAGGCGCAGGCCGCCCCGGCCCAGGCGTCCGCCGCGGGTTCGGGTGAAGGCTTCGACAAGGTCCACCACGTCATCCAGGAACGCTGCGCCGTGTGCCACTCGGCCAAACCGACCAGCAACCTGTTCAGCACCGCGCCGGCCGGCGTGATGTTCGACACCCCGCAGCAGATCCAGCAGCTCGCCCCGCGCATCCAGGCGCAGGCCGTGGCCTCGCAGGTGATGCCGCTGGGCAACATTACGCAGATGACCCCGGATGAGCGAAAGCTCATCGGCGACTGGATCGCCAAGGGCGCCCAGGTTAATTGA
- a CDS encoding nucleobase:cation symporter-2 family protein has translation MSVVTERSTTGSPVDQRLPLLQLLLVGFQHVLLMYGGAVAVPLIVGQAAGLSREEIAFLINADLLVAGIATLVQSLGIGPVGIRMPVMMGASFAAVGSMVAMAGMPGVGMTGIFGATIAAGFFGMLIAPFMSRIVRFFPPLVTGTVITSIGMCLFPVAINWAGGGKAAANFGAIEYLALSSFVLAVILLINRFLKGFWVNVSVLIGMLLGYIIGASMGMVSLDGIEQRPWFDVVTPLHFGAPEFHLAPVLSMCLVVVIIFVESTGMFLALGKITDTEICPNRLRRGLLCDASASFVAGFMNTFTHSSFAQNIGLVQMTGVRSRYVTAAAALFLIALSLLPKAAFLVASIPPAVLGGAGIAMFGMVAASGIRILHEADIVDRRNQLLVAVSIGMGMVPVVRPDFFAALPQWMEPITHSGIAMTAIWAVVLNILFNILGEHGRDALCGHH, from the coding sequence ATGTCCGTGGTAACTGAGCGCTCCACTACCGGCTCGCCCGTCGACCAGCGTTTGCCCTTGCTGCAGCTGCTGCTGGTCGGCTTCCAGCACGTTCTCCTGATGTACGGCGGTGCCGTCGCCGTCCCGCTGATCGTCGGCCAGGCCGCCGGCCTGTCCCGCGAGGAAATCGCCTTCCTGATCAACGCCGACCTGCTGGTCGCCGGCATCGCCACGCTGGTGCAGTCGCTGGGCATCGGCCCGGTGGGCATCCGCATGCCGGTGATGATGGGCGCCAGCTTCGCCGCGGTCGGCAGCATGGTCGCCATGGCCGGGATGCCCGGCGTGGGCATGACCGGCATCTTCGGCGCGACCATCGCCGCAGGCTTCTTCGGCATGCTCATCGCGCCGTTCATGAGCCGCATCGTGCGCTTCTTCCCACCGCTGGTGACCGGCACCGTGATCACCTCCATCGGCATGTGCCTGTTCCCGGTGGCGATCAACTGGGCTGGCGGCGGCAAGGCAGCGGCCAACTTCGGCGCCATCGAATACCTCGCCCTGTCGTCCTTCGTGCTGGCGGTGATCCTGCTGATCAACCGCTTCCTCAAGGGCTTCTGGGTCAACGTCTCGGTGCTGATCGGCATGCTGCTGGGCTACATCATCGGCGCCAGCATGGGCATGGTCAGCCTGGACGGCATCGAGCAGCGTCCGTGGTTCGACGTGGTGACCCCGCTGCACTTCGGCGCGCCGGAATTCCACCTCGCGCCGGTGCTGTCCATGTGCCTGGTGGTGGTGATCATCTTCGTCGAGTCCACCGGCATGTTCCTCGCCCTGGGCAAGATCACCGACACCGAGATCTGCCCCAACCGCCTGCGCCGCGGCCTGCTGTGCGATGCCAGCGCCTCGTTCGTCGCCGGCTTCATGAACACCTTCACCCACTCCTCGTTCGCCCAGAACATCGGCCTGGTGCAGATGACCGGCGTGCGCAGCCGCTACGTCACCGCCGCCGCTGCGCTGTTCCTGATCGCCCTGTCGCTGCTGCCCAAGGCTGCCTTCCTGGTCGCCTCGATTCCGCCGGCGGTACTCGGCGGCGCCGGCATCGCCATGTTCGGCATGGTCGCCGCCAGCGGCATCCGCATCCTCCATGAGGCGGACATCGTCGACCGCCGCAACCAGCTGCTGGTGGCGGTGAGCATCGGCATGGGCATGGTGCCGGTGGTGCGTCCGGACTTCTTCGCCGCCCTGCCCCAGTGGATGGAGCCGATCACCCACAGCGGCATCGCGATGACCGCGATCTGGGCCGTGGTGCTGAACATCCTGTTCAACATCCTCGGCGAGCATGGCCGCGACGCCCTCTGCGGGCATCACTGA
- a CDS encoding methyl-accepting chemotaxis protein, with protein MALTRIIGLPGSAPALRSGRARQKRAAAMDIARPRIVLILTLQTCGLVLLFIAQALGGWPLSLCLLLAALLLWGPWFIPEKTAPAGALAVLPDVAELTRELSQGTSRNALSAAGVSYSVQRLVEKLESQVVAAEQIVGSAEVMIHTERATSNLARQAKEAATLARAGSDAGRGELQAAIQRMHQLSQRASASRALIETLNARSEDIQRVTQVIQSIASQTNLLALNAAIEAARAGEHGRGFAVVAEEVRGLAGRTAEATDEVGQMVEDIQRQTGEVVEQIRQLTDELGLGVSQVESTGRQLQDIAGLAATVETQITEIAEGAEINRNQLDSLFAAVEQVRGDLRASDEQTHRLADAAMQLESQAETISERLAEVALDDYHQRAYDLARAGAQAIGAKFEADVESGRIGFDDLFDRDYQPMPGTRPQKYRTRFDRYTDEVLPRIQEDLLQRHEGLVFAIACTAEGYVPTHNQAFSHPPSGDLQVDMLKSRSKRLFNDRTGVRCGSHNQPMLLQTYCRDTGELMHDLSVPIYVRGRQWGGLRLGYRPEA; from the coding sequence ATGGCTCTGACAAGAATAATCGGGCTCCCCGGCAGCGCGCCCGCGCTGCGCAGCGGTAGGGCCCGCCAGAAGAGAGCTGCCGCCATGGATATCGCGCGTCCGCGTATCGTCCTCATCCTTACCTTGCAGACTTGCGGCCTGGTGCTGCTGTTCATCGCCCAGGCGCTGGGCGGTTGGCCGTTGTCGCTGTGCCTGCTGCTTGCCGCGCTGCTGCTCTGGGGGCCGTGGTTCATCCCTGAAAAGACCGCGCCGGCCGGTGCGCTGGCGGTATTGCCGGATGTCGCCGAGTTGACCCGCGAGCTGTCCCAGGGCACCAGCCGCAATGCGTTGTCCGCCGCCGGGGTGTCCTATTCGGTGCAACGCCTGGTGGAGAAGCTCGAGTCCCAGGTGGTGGCGGCCGAGCAGATCGTCGGCAGCGCGGAGGTGATGATCCACACCGAGCGCGCCACCTCGAATCTGGCGCGGCAGGCGAAGGAGGCCGCGACCCTGGCGCGCGCCGGCAGCGATGCCGGGCGTGGCGAGCTGCAGGCGGCGATCCAGCGCATGCATCAGCTCAGCCAGCGTGCCAGCGCCAGCCGCGCGCTGATCGAGACGCTGAATGCGCGCAGCGAGGATATCCAGCGCGTTACCCAGGTCATCCAATCCATCGCCAGCCAGACCAACCTGCTGGCGCTCAACGCGGCCATCGAGGCGGCGCGGGCTGGCGAGCATGGCCGCGGCTTCGCCGTGGTGGCCGAGGAAGTGCGCGGCCTGGCCGGGCGCACCGCCGAGGCCACCGACGAGGTCGGGCAGATGGTCGAGGATATCCAGCGCCAGACCGGCGAGGTGGTGGAGCAGATCCGCCAGCTCACCGATGAGCTGGGCCTGGGCGTCAGCCAGGTGGAGAGCACCGGACGCCAGTTGCAGGACATCGCCGGTCTCGCCGCAACGGTGGAAACCCAGATCACCGAGATTGCCGAGGGGGCGGAGATCAACCGCAACCAGCTGGATAGCCTGTTCGCGGCGGTGGAACAGGTGCGCGGCGACCTGCGCGCCAGCGACGAACAGACCCACCGCCTGGCCGACGCGGCGATGCAGTTGGAAAGCCAGGCGGAAACCATCAGCGAGCGCTTGGCCGAGGTGGCGCTGGACGATTACCACCAGCGTGCCTATGACCTTGCCCGCGCTGGCGCCCAGGCCATTGGCGCGAAGTTCGAGGCGGATGTGGAAAGCGGACGGATCGGCTTCGACGACCTGTTCGACCGTGACTACCAGCCGATGCCCGGCACCCGCCCGCAGAAGTACCGCACGCGCTTCGATCGCTACACCGACGAGGTGCTGCCGCGCATCCAGGAAGACCTGCTGCAGCGCCATGAAGGGCTGGTGTTCGCCATCGCCTGCACTGCCGAGGGCTACGTGCCGACGCACAACCAGGCGTTCAGCCACCCGCCGTCGGGCGACCTGCAGGTGGACATGCTCAAGAGCCGCAGCAAGCGGCTGTTCAATGACCGCACCGGGGTGCGCTGCGGTAGCCACAACCAGCCGATGCTGCTGCAGACCTATTGCCGCGATACCGGCGAGCTGATGCACGACCTCTCGGTGCCGATCTATGTGCGTGGCCGCCAGTGGGGCGGCCTGCGCCTGGGCTACCGGCCGGAAGCCTGA
- a CDS encoding 2OG-Fe(II) oxygenase, producing the protein MSLFLDDRMLRDFATEDFTLQQPFPWFSFQDVLRPEAFQALYDNFPSLVMFEKHNGIQRAYGQRPHNRYYLAFEQSIYNDRAAGSEGVVALSDLPVVWQQFMLELQGNSEYAAFAKRMLGVEDFVVRFAWHVGVAGSEVSPHRDSHTKLGTHIFYFNTSADWQPEWGGSILVLKDKQVPQDNPELTDFAQAIGCDIRDNRSFLFKNTENAWHGVEKLTCPEGHYRRLFNVVFEPRKRADEVRPSKPSGWRRLFRAA; encoded by the coding sequence ATGTCGCTTTTTCTCGACGACCGCATGCTGCGCGACTTCGCCACGGAAGACTTCACGCTCCAGCAGCCGTTTCCATGGTTTTCCTTCCAGGACGTCCTGCGGCCGGAAGCCTTCCAGGCCCTGTACGACAACTTCCCGAGCCTGGTGATGTTCGAAAAGCACAACGGGATCCAGCGCGCATATGGGCAGCGGCCCCACAATCGCTACTACCTGGCATTTGAGCAGTCCATCTACAACGATCGCGCGGCCGGCAGCGAGGGCGTGGTTGCACTGAGCGACCTACCAGTGGTCTGGCAGCAGTTCATGCTGGAGCTGCAGGGCAATTCCGAATATGCCGCCTTCGCCAAGCGCATGCTCGGAGTAGAAGACTTCGTCGTGCGCTTTGCCTGGCATGTCGGCGTTGCCGGCTCGGAGGTATCGCCGCACCGCGACAGCCATACCAAGCTGGGCACGCACATCTTCTACTTCAATACCTCGGCGGACTGGCAGCCGGAATGGGGCGGCTCGATCCTGGTGCTCAAGGACAAGCAGGTGCCGCAGGACAACCCCGAGCTGACTGACTTCGCGCAAGCGATCGGCTGCGATATCCGCGACAACCGCAGCTTCCTGTTCAAGAACACCGAGAACGCCTGGCACGGTGTAGAAAAGCTGACCTGTCCCGAAGGCCACTATCGCCGACTGTTCAACGTCGTCTTCGAACCGCGCAAGCGCGCCGACGAGGTCCGCCCCAGCAAACCCAGCGGCTGGCGCCGGCTGTTCCGCGCCGCCTGA
- a CDS encoding O-antigen ligase family protein, producing the protein MQIQRIAPGLKVVGVVLTGILLVSLLIGRFWWPTDSGNWEKTLRLMTVLSVLACSVALIRERARWVSVLALLFGLFWLGLLANALAANSSSSMRQLLMILLFSLVVIGMGGQDGRFWRVVLGIGAIAGAGFALFSLVHKAQLGEFSFAYRTMNIHDSGVPGVADFGITIEAGMNYAFSFIVSLWLAMRSRRWPAAGLWSLCALSQGLYIYFTFSRAAWMAALIGAVVLVLVATHGRVRKAALGLLGLGGLVAAVGGYRQLAYEFGSRGLTHRDEVWRTVIERVGEHWWFGHGAHTDLGDVVLSTGQVVHNPHSLYLEVLYQFGAVGLASLLVMLLASLWTLLRSRATMAPLWFSVLAASTIVFMVEMHFFIAAPNVVWMWLWLPLAGALGAASREYRAPRKAPMISSLDARPA; encoded by the coding sequence ATGCAGATCCAACGAATTGCACCGGGATTGAAGGTAGTAGGTGTCGTCCTCACTGGCATTTTGCTGGTGAGCCTATTGATCGGGCGGTTCTGGTGGCCCACCGATTCGGGCAATTGGGAAAAGACGCTGAGGTTGATGACGGTCCTGTCCGTTCTGGCCTGTTCGGTCGCGCTGATTCGCGAGCGCGCTCGCTGGGTGTCGGTGTTGGCTCTGTTATTTGGTCTGTTCTGGCTGGGGTTGCTGGCCAATGCCTTGGCAGCGAACTCGTCCAGTTCGATGCGCCAACTGTTGATGATCCTGCTGTTCAGCCTGGTAGTGATTGGCATGGGCGGCCAGGACGGCCGTTTCTGGCGCGTCGTGCTGGGTATCGGGGCCATTGCGGGTGCCGGCTTTGCCCTGTTCTCGCTGGTGCACAAGGCTCAGCTCGGCGAGTTTTCCTTCGCCTACCGGACCATGAACATCCATGACTCGGGCGTACCGGGCGTGGCGGACTTCGGCATTACCATTGAAGCCGGCATGAACTACGCATTCAGCTTCATCGTCTCGCTTTGGCTGGCCATGCGCAGCCGCCGCTGGCCGGCAGCTGGCCTATGGAGTCTCTGTGCGTTGTCGCAAGGCCTCTACATTTACTTCACTTTCTCGCGAGCGGCCTGGATGGCTGCCCTGATCGGCGCCGTAGTACTGGTGCTGGTGGCTACCCATGGCCGCGTACGCAAGGCGGCGCTGGGGCTGCTCGGGCTAGGAGGGCTTGTGGCGGCGGTGGGGGGGTATCGCCAGTTGGCCTACGAGTTCGGTTCCAGGGGGCTGACCCATCGGGATGAGGTCTGGCGGACGGTCATCGAGCGGGTAGGTGAGCATTGGTGGTTCGGCCACGGCGCGCACACCGATCTGGGCGATGTGGTGCTCAGTACCGGCCAGGTGGTGCACAACCCGCACAGCCTTTATCTGGAGGTGCTGTACCAGTTCGGTGCGGTGGGCCTGGCGTCGCTACTGGTCATGCTGCTGGCCAGCCTGTGGACGCTCCTGCGCAGCCGCGCGACCATGGCCCCGCTGTGGTTCTCGGTGCTGGCGGCGTCGACGATCGTTTTCATGGTGGAAATGCATTTCTTCATCGCCGCACCCAATGTGGTCTGGATGTGGCTCTGGCTCCCGCTCGCCGGCGCCCTGGGGGCTGCCTCCCGCGAGTACCGGGCGCCTCGCAAGGCGCCGATGATTTCCTCGCTGGATGCGCGTCCCGCCTGA